In Streptomyces ambofaciens ATCC 23877, a single genomic region encodes these proteins:
- a CDS encoding HtaA domain-containing protein, which yields MPVRRRRSTALAAAVATAAALGATALAGLGATTASAAERPLTGYELTWGIKQSYRTYVGMFGGFTPSGGATQAAGNGAFTFVDGTGTYDGSAHTVDLAFQGGLVSKSAAHGFEITFSDVRFDSKAGELTADLKKVDTSQGTPRITEGDDVPLATVAVTREMTDMATTLTAEAGEYLGSASYAGAAGDPLTVVKKATPEPSPTPTTSAPTTEPSPTASQTRTTEPQPSATQTSTAAPGPTATTTTGSSSSPSPSATATATATQAPAKGAIADGTLGWGVKESFRAYVVGDIAQGRVTVSGGASQAAGNGAFTFEDATGTYDTDAGRLTASFRGAVNFKGHESNGAYGLDLTLSNFKVTLDGGTGELTADVDSLGTRSAGVVLADLEARTAGLTARNDVITVDAVAATLTEAGAKVFGNYPAGTALDAVDLAVALSDDARLPGGGSGTSGGAGTTGGAGTTGGTGGSTVGGTGSTVGGTGSTMGGLTGGGSLASTGADLPGPALGAAAGAAVALGAGAVFAARKRRTRA from the coding sequence ATGCCCGTCAGACGACGCCGCTCCACCGCACTCGCCGCCGCCGTGGCGACCGCCGCCGCGCTCGGCGCCACCGCCCTCGCCGGCCTCGGCGCGACCACCGCCTCCGCGGCCGAGAGGCCCCTCACCGGCTACGAACTGACCTGGGGCATCAAGCAGTCGTACCGCACCTACGTCGGCATGTTCGGCGGTTTCACCCCGTCCGGGGGCGCCACCCAGGCCGCCGGCAACGGCGCGTTCACCTTCGTCGACGGCACCGGCACCTACGACGGCTCGGCCCACACCGTCGACCTCGCCTTCCAGGGCGGCCTGGTGAGCAAGTCGGCGGCCCACGGCTTCGAGATCACGTTCAGCGACGTGCGCTTCGACAGCAAGGCCGGTGAGCTCACCGCCGACCTGAAGAAGGTCGACACCTCTCAGGGCACGCCCAGGATCACCGAGGGCGACGACGTCCCGCTCGCCACCGTCGCCGTCACCCGCGAGATGACGGACATGGCGACCACGCTCACCGCCGAGGCGGGGGAGTACCTCGGCAGCGCGTCCTACGCGGGCGCGGCCGGCGACCCGCTGACGGTGGTGAAGAAGGCGACGCCGGAGCCCAGCCCCACGCCCACCACGAGCGCCCCCACCACCGAGCCGTCCCCGACCGCGTCGCAGACGCGGACCACCGAGCCCCAGCCGTCGGCCACGCAGACCTCCACCGCCGCGCCCGGCCCGACCGCGACCACGACCACCGGCAGCTCGTCCTCCCCTTCCCCCTCCGCCACGGCCACGGCCACCGCGACCCAGGCCCCCGCCAAGGGCGCGATAGCCGACGGCACCCTCGGCTGGGGGGTGAAGGAGTCCTTCCGCGCCTACGTCGTCGGTGACATCGCCCAGGGCAGGGTCACCGTCTCGGGCGGCGCCTCCCAGGCGGCCGGCAACGGCGCCTTCACCTTCGAGGACGCCACCGGCACCTACGACACGGACGCCGGCAGGCTCACCGCCTCCTTCCGGGGCGCGGTGAACTTCAAGGGCCACGAGTCGAACGGCGCGTACGGCCTCGACCTGACCCTGAGCAACTTCAAGGTCACCCTCGACGGCGGCACCGGCGAGCTGACCGCCGACGTCGACAGCCTGGGCACGCGGTCCGCGGGTGTGGTCCTGGCGGACCTCGAGGCCCGGACCGCCGGCCTGACCGCGCGGAACGACGTCATCACCGTCGACGCCGTCGCCGCCACCCTCACCGAGGCCGGCGCGAAGGTCTTCGGCAACTACCCGGCCGGCACGGCACTCGACGCCGTCGACCTCGCGGTGGCGCTGAGCGACGACGCCCGGTTGCCAGGCGGCGGCTCGGGCACGTCCGGCGGTGCGGGCACCACGGGCGGTGCGGGCACCACCGGCGGCACGGGCGGCTCCACCGTCGGCGGCACCGGTTCCACCGTCGGCGGCACGGGCTCGACCATGGGCGGCCTGACCGGCGGCGGCAGCCTGGCCTCCACCGGCGCGGACCTCCCGGGCCCGGCGCTCGGTGCGGCGGCGGGTGCCGCCGTCGCCCTCGGCGCGGGCGCGGTGTTCGCCGCACGCAAGCGGCGGACGCGGGCCTGA
- a CDS encoding HtaA domain-containing protein translates to MPARLRALVTVVCAALLGFLLPAAAAHAESRTVQGGRLDWGIKSSFQSYVTGPVAKGSYSLTGGAATVGGSAFRFHSAAGTYDGGTGALRAAFSGGVRFLGHPAGGGAHQLDLTISRPTVSISGATGTLHVDVVSKAKGTGAVTTSRQVPFAALSLGGIDMRGGGSTVTLENLPATLTAEGARSFAGYYTAGTALDPVSLSADVRVAAGQQEERREKQPSAPQAPSPKRQQSTGGAIEDGAVDWGVRRTFREYVTGDIADGRWALTAGAQDGGALFRFPGGQGTYEDGDLTAAFEGAVRFTGAHGLDLRLSGVRAGVEDGRGTLYADVDSPRLKAEKVPLVTFTAGTPRPADGQVRITEAPAKLTARGAEAFGGMYRAGTAMDPVSLAVALTADAKLPALPDLGSGPTTSASPRPEQSPRAAPGSSARPVASATDDGDFPALPVSLTAGALLLAAVLVSVAVRRRRTRPAASPSDRG, encoded by the coding sequence ATGCCCGCCCGTCTTCGCGCCCTGGTCACCGTGGTGTGCGCGGCCCTCCTCGGCTTCCTGCTCCCCGCGGCCGCCGCACACGCCGAGAGCCGGACCGTGCAGGGCGGACGGCTCGACTGGGGCATCAAGTCGTCGTTCCAGAGCTATGTCACCGGGCCGGTCGCGAAGGGCAGTTACTCCCTGACCGGAGGGGCGGCCACCGTCGGCGGGAGCGCCTTCCGCTTCCACTCGGCGGCCGGTACCTACGACGGCGGCACGGGAGCCTTGCGGGCCGCCTTCTCCGGTGGCGTCCGCTTCCTCGGCCACCCCGCCGGCGGCGGCGCCCACCAGCTCGACCTCACCATCAGCCGTCCCACCGTGAGCATCTCCGGCGCCACCGGCACGCTCCACGTGGACGTCGTCAGCAAGGCGAAGGGCACCGGGGCGGTCACGACGTCCCGTCAGGTGCCCTTCGCCGCCCTCTCCCTCGGCGGCATCGACATGCGGGGTGGCGGCAGCACCGTGACCCTCGAGAACCTGCCCGCCACCCTCACCGCCGAGGGCGCCCGGTCCTTCGCCGGGTACTACACCGCCGGCACCGCGCTGGACCCGGTGAGCCTGTCGGCCGACGTACGGGTGGCGGCGGGACAGCAGGAGGAGCGGCGGGAGAAGCAGCCGTCCGCCCCGCAGGCCCCGTCCCCGAAGCGGCAGCAGTCCACCGGCGGCGCCATCGAGGACGGCGCCGTCGACTGGGGCGTGCGACGCACCTTCCGCGAGTACGTCACCGGCGACATCGCCGACGGCAGGTGGGCCCTGACCGCCGGCGCCCAGGACGGCGGCGCCCTCTTCCGCTTCCCCGGCGGCCAGGGGACGTACGAGGACGGCGACCTCACCGCCGCCTTCGAGGGCGCGGTGCGCTTCACCGGCGCGCACGGCCTCGACCTCCGGCTCAGCGGCGTACGGGCCGGCGTCGAGGACGGCAGGGGCACGCTGTACGCCGACGTGGACAGTCCCCGCCTCAAGGCCGAGAAGGTGCCCCTGGTCACCTTCACCGCCGGGACCCCGAGGCCGGCCGACGGCCAGGTGCGCATCACCGAGGCCCCCGCGAAGCTCACCGCGCGCGGCGCCGAGGCCTTCGGCGGCATGTACCGGGCGGGCACCGCGATGGACCCGGTCTCCCTGGCCGTCGCCCTCACCGCCGACGCGAAGCTGCCCGCCCTGCCCGACCTGGGCAGCGGCCCCACGACGAGCGCGAGCCCGCGGCCGGAGCAGTCGCCACGGGCGGCGCCCGGGAGCTCCGCACGACCCGTCGCGAGCGCCACGGACGACGGCGACTTCCCCGCCCTGCCCGTCTCCCTCACCGCCGGCGCCCTGCTGCTGGCCGCGGTCCTCGTGTCCGTCGCCGTGCGCAGGCGCCGCACCCGGCCCGCCGCGTCCCCCTCGGACCGGGGCTGA
- a CDS encoding heme/hemin ABC transporter substrate-binding protein, protein MRRLRNRPAGALLSVLALSLAATGCGGSSEASSGAGGGQGATVRKEAVADRVEPLAKRPEPKLPVTVRSADGERVTVERAERVVPLSGSLSEIVFTLGLGDRVVARDVTATFEQAAELPVVTRGHDVSAESVLSLRPDLVIAETTTGPEEAVDQIRAAGVPVLSVAAAKGLDDVGPRIGAVAGALGVPAAGEELTRRSEQRIAAVREGVPDAPAEGGAPRVAFLYLRGSASVYLIGGRESGAGSLIEAAGAVDAGAASGLSKDFTPLTSEALVKAAPDAILVMSKGLDSVGGVDGLVEIPGVAQTPAGLDRRIVSVEDGVLLNYGPRTDQVLKSVVTQLYGEGDAR, encoded by the coding sequence GTGCGACGCTTGCGGAACCGACCGGCGGGAGCACTGCTGTCCGTGCTCGCCCTCTCCCTGGCCGCGACCGGATGCGGAGGCTCCTCGGAGGCCTCCTCCGGTGCCGGGGGCGGGCAGGGGGCCACCGTGCGGAAGGAGGCCGTCGCCGACCGGGTCGAGCCGCTCGCGAAGAGACCCGAGCCGAAGCTTCCGGTGACCGTCCGCTCCGCGGACGGCGAGCGGGTGACGGTGGAGCGGGCCGAGCGCGTGGTGCCCCTGTCCGGCAGCCTCAGCGAGATCGTCTTCACCCTCGGGCTCGGCGACCGGGTCGTCGCCCGCGACGTCACCGCCACCTTCGAACAGGCGGCGGAGCTCCCCGTGGTCACCCGGGGCCATGACGTCTCCGCCGAGAGCGTGCTGTCGCTGCGGCCCGACCTGGTGATCGCCGAGACCACCACCGGCCCCGAGGAGGCCGTGGACCAGATCCGGGCCGCCGGCGTCCCGGTGCTGTCCGTGGCGGCGGCGAAGGGCCTGGACGACGTGGGCCCGCGCATCGGGGCGGTCGCCGGCGCGCTCGGTGTGCCGGCGGCCGGGGAGGAGCTGACCCGGCGCTCCGAACAGCGGATCGCGGCCGTGCGCGAGGGTGTTCCGGACGCCCCCGCGGAGGGAGGCGCACCCCGGGTCGCCTTCCTGTACCTGCGCGGTTCGGCCTCGGTCTACCTCATCGGCGGCAGGGAGTCCGGCGCGGGTTCGCTGATCGAGGCGGCCGGTGCGGTGGACGCCGGGGCAGCCTCGGGACTGAGCAAGGACTTCACGCCCCTCACCAGCGAGGCGCTGGTGAAGGCCGCGCCCGACGCGATCCTCGTCATGAGCAAGGGACTCGACTCGGTCGGCGGCGTCGACGGGCTGGTCGAGATCCCCGGCGTGGCCCAGACCCCGGCCGGTCTGGACCGCCGGATCGTCTCGGTCGAGGACGGCGTGCTCCTCAACTACGGCCCGCGCACGGACCAGGTGCTCAAGTCGGTCGTGACCCAGCTCTACGGCGAGGGCGACGCCCGATGA
- a CDS encoding FecCD family ABC transporter permease, whose amino-acid sequence MTVLEEPVRPQAPAGPPPPPRRRTTARLLTAALAAGLLVLVPLAAGTGAYPVPVADVLGSLLHRTGLGGTELDRVAGSVLWNVRFPRIVLALLVGASLGCAGALMQGVFGNPLAEPGVIGVSSGAAVGAVGAIAFGLDFLGNWTVSVFAFVSGLVTVLVVYAMSRSGGRTEVVTLILTGIAVNAFAGALIGLFLFFADTAAVNQITFWQLGSLAQATWPKVLAVLPCAALGLALAPLYARRLDLLALGERPARHLGVDVERLRIVLVLVIALLTAAAVSVAGVIGFVGLVVPHLLRMVAGPGHRFLIPGSALLGALVLLAADLAARTVADPAELPLGVLTALLGSPFFFWLLRRTRRRQGGWA is encoded by the coding sequence ATGACCGTACTGGAGGAGCCGGTCCGCCCCCAGGCTCCCGCCGGGCCGCCCCCGCCGCCCCGCCGCCGCACCACCGCCCGGCTGCTGACCGCCGCCCTGGCCGCCGGTCTCCTGGTCCTGGTCCCCCTCGCGGCCGGCACCGGCGCCTATCCGGTCCCGGTCGCCGACGTCCTCGGGTCCCTGCTGCACCGGACCGGGCTCGGCGGTACGGAACTGGACCGGGTGGCCGGGTCGGTGCTGTGGAACGTGCGGTTCCCGCGGATCGTGCTCGCCCTGCTCGTCGGGGCCTCGCTCGGCTGCGCGGGCGCGCTGATGCAGGGCGTGTTCGGCAACCCGCTCGCCGAACCCGGTGTCATCGGCGTCTCGTCGGGCGCGGCGGTCGGCGCGGTCGGCGCCATCGCGTTCGGCCTGGACTTCCTCGGCAACTGGACGGTCTCCGTCTTCGCCTTCGTCTCCGGCCTGGTCACCGTGCTGGTGGTGTACGCCATGTCCCGCTCGGGCGGTCGCACCGAGGTCGTCACGCTGATCCTCACGGGCATCGCGGTGAACGCCTTCGCGGGCGCGCTGATCGGCCTCTTCCTGTTCTTCGCGGACACGGCGGCGGTCAACCAGATCACCTTCTGGCAGCTGGGTTCGCTGGCCCAGGCGACGTGGCCCAAGGTGCTGGCGGTACTGCCGTGCGCGGCGCTCGGACTGGCGCTCGCCCCGCTGTACGCCCGCCGGCTCGACCTCCTCGCGCTCGGCGAACGCCCGGCGCGGCACCTGGGCGTGGACGTGGAGCGGCTGCGGATCGTGCTGGTGCTGGTGATCGCGCTGCTGACCGCGGCGGCCGTGAGCGTGGCCGGGGTCATCGGCTTCGTCGGGCTCGTCGTGCCGCACCTGCTGCGGATGGTGGCGGGTCCCGGGCACCGGTTCCTGATCCCGGGCAGCGCGCTGCTCGGCGCGCTGGTGCTGCTCGCCGCCGACCTGGCGGCCCGTACCGTGGCGGACCCCGCCGAGCTGCCGCTCGGGGTCCTGACGGCGCTGCTGGGCAGCCCGTTCTTCTTCTGGCTGCTGCGCCGCACCCGGCGCAGGCAAGGGGGTTGGGCATGA
- a CDS encoding heme ABC transporter ATP-binding protein — protein sequence MRGTKTAGAGRLLRLVPSRPVPPPPAAPGEVLAEAEGVRVHLGGRPVLDGVDVTVRAGEVLALAGPNGAGKSTLLGTLAADVPAGGGVVRVHGRPVTRWSAPELALRRAVLPQSASLSFPFPVEEVVRMGRAPWAGSDLAAEDDAAVAEAMARTEVTGFAGRPFSALSGGERARVALARVLAQRAPLLLLDEPTAALDLRHQELVLRLCRERARAGDAVVVVLHDLSLAAAYADRIALLRRGRIAADGSPAEVLAEGLLSEVYDQPVEVVPHPRTEALLVVPRREP from the coding sequence ATGAGGGGCACGAAGACCGCCGGCGCCGGACGGCTGCTGCGCCTCGTACCGTCCCGGCCGGTGCCGCCGCCTCCGGCCGCGCCGGGCGAGGTCCTCGCCGAGGCCGAGGGCGTACGCGTCCACCTCGGCGGGCGACCGGTCCTGGACGGCGTGGACGTCACCGTCCGCGCGGGCGAGGTGCTCGCCCTGGCCGGACCCAACGGGGCGGGCAAGTCGACCCTGTTGGGCACCCTGGCCGCCGACGTGCCGGCCGGCGGCGGAGTCGTCCGCGTCCACGGCCGGCCGGTGACCCGCTGGTCCGCCCCCGAACTGGCGTTGCGCCGGGCCGTGCTGCCCCAGTCGGCGTCGCTGTCCTTCCCGTTCCCGGTGGAGGAGGTGGTCCGGATGGGCCGGGCGCCCTGGGCGGGAAGCGACCTGGCGGCCGAGGACGACGCGGCCGTGGCCGAGGCGATGGCGCGCACGGAGGTGACCGGCTTCGCCGGGCGGCCCTTCTCCGCGCTGAGCGGCGGCGAACGGGCCCGGGTCGCGCTCGCCCGCGTCCTCGCGCAACGCGCTCCCCTGCTGCTCCTCGACGAACCCACCGCGGCACTGGACCTGCGCCACCAGGAGCTGGTGCTGCGGCTGTGCCGGGAACGGGCGCGGGCCGGGGACGCGGTGGTCGTCGTGCTGCACGACCTCTCCCTGGCGGCGGCGTACGCGGACCGGATCGCGCTGCTGCGCCGGGGCCGGATCGCGGCCGACGGGTCACCGGCGGAGGTCCTCGCCGAGGGGCTGCTGTCCGAGGTGTACGACCAGCCGGTGGAGGTGGTGCCGCACCCGCGCACGGAGGCCCTGCTGGTCGTCCCGCGGCGCGAGCCCTGA
- a CDS encoding bifunctional DNA primase/polymerase produces the protein MSAEFGGRSGLQGKISQWLRGRRPKEAAGDGGREDLLLAAAGAGLPLAPAAHPAGYRCSCDRVGCPTPARHPVSFAWQTQSTTDHAQIERWARHQPEANFITATGMVHDVLDVPLQAGREALRRLLDAGIEVGPVAESDDGRMLLFTLTRGTPEDEDEWWPCELDCHPETMDEHPGLRWHCRGSYVLVPPARLPGEDRTVHWVRGPEHPLPDPLTLLETLTDACARHAGEVSDHAGTAWPSRR, from the coding sequence ATGAGCGCGGAGTTCGGCGGTCGGAGCGGCCTGCAGGGCAAAATCTCCCAGTGGCTGCGCGGACGCCGCCCCAAGGAGGCCGCCGGTGACGGTGGCCGGGAGGATCTGCTGCTCGCCGCCGCCGGTGCGGGACTGCCCCTGGCGCCCGCCGCGCACCCGGCCGGGTACCGCTGCTCCTGCGACCGAGTGGGCTGTCCCACGCCCGCCCGGCACCCGGTGTCCTTCGCCTGGCAGACACAGTCCACCACCGACCACGCGCAGATCGAGCGCTGGGCCCGCCATCAGCCCGAGGCGAACTTCATCACCGCGACCGGCATGGTGCACGACGTCCTCGACGTCCCCCTCCAGGCCGGTCGCGAGGCGCTTCGGCGCCTGCTCGACGCCGGCATCGAGGTCGGCCCGGTCGCCGAGAGCGACGACGGCCGCATGCTGCTGTTCACCCTCACCCGCGGCACCCCCGAGGACGAGGACGAGTGGTGGCCCTGTGAGCTGGACTGCCACCCCGAGACCATGGACGAGCACCCCGGCCTGCGCTGGCACTGCCGGGGTTCCTACGTCCTCGTACCGCCCGCCCGGCTGCCCGGCGAGGACCGGACGGTGCACTGGGTGCGCGGCCCCGAGCACCCGCTGCCGGACCCGCTGACCCTGCTGGAGACCCTCACCGACGCCTGCGCCCGGCACGCCGGCGAGGTCAGCGACCACGCGGGCACGGCCTGGCCCTCGCGCCGCTGA
- a CDS encoding TetR/AcrR family transcriptional regulator codes for MDVQKSAHAPSPTAERSRPDVTRRSQRSRQAIYEAALALVAEVGYPKTTIEGIAARAGVGKQTIYRWWSSKADVLLEAFLDLSEQAARAAGEDTHAIPDTGDLAADLKAVLRATVDELRDPRYEAPYRALAAEGVVNEQLGRDFLTKLLEPSLQLYVDRLRAAQEAGHVRPEADPRIALELFVAPLAQRWLQRSGPLSHAYTDTLVDYALHGLAPR; via the coding sequence ATGGATGTCCAGAAGTCCGCCCACGCCCCGTCCCCCACCGCCGAGCGGTCGCGCCCCGACGTCACCCGTCGCAGCCAGCGGTCCCGGCAGGCCATCTACGAGGCCGCCCTCGCGCTGGTCGCGGAGGTCGGCTACCCGAAGACCACGATCGAGGGCATCGCCGCCCGCGCCGGCGTCGGCAAGCAGACCATCTACCGCTGGTGGTCCTCGAAGGCCGACGTCCTGCTGGAGGCCTTCCTCGACCTGAGCGAGCAGGCCGCGCGGGCCGCCGGCGAGGACACGCACGCCATCCCGGACACCGGGGACCTCGCCGCCGACCTCAAGGCCGTGTTGCGCGCCACCGTCGACGAACTGCGCGACCCGAGGTACGAGGCGCCCTACCGCGCCCTGGCCGCCGAGGGCGTGGTCAACGAGCAGCTCGGCAGGGACTTCCTCACCAAGCTCCTGGAGCCCTCGCTCCAGCTCTACGTCGACCGGCTGCGCGCCGCGCAGGAGGCCGGCCACGTACGGCCGGAGGCCGACCCGCGGATCGCGCTGGAGCTCTTCGTCGCCCCGCTCGCCCAGCGCTGGCTGCAGCGCAGCGGCCCCCTCTCGCACGCCTACACCGACACGCTGGTCGACTACGCGCTCCACGGGCTCGCTCCGCGCTGA
- a CDS encoding DUF6243 family protein, which translates to MSRGGAGNMLGVGGTRQKLGRNALRGGDRSGRIGGGLDPQAQKRELLRKLQERQRDQQPETERSDEAS; encoded by the coding sequence ATGTCCCGAGGTGGAGCCGGAAACATGCTGGGTGTCGGTGGCACCCGCCAGAAGCTCGGCCGCAACGCCCTGCGCGGCGGCGACCGCAGCGGCCGGATCGGCGGCGGACTGGACCCGCAGGCTCAGAAGCGGGAACTGCTGCGCAAGCTCCAGGAGCGGCAGCGGGACCAGCAGCCGGAGACGGAGCGGAGCGACGAGGCGTCGTAA
- a CDS encoding small ribosomal subunit Rsm22 family protein: MNDPATASDALRAALADLVDGLPPRQAAQAVERLIANYRGDTPTDAPILRDRADVVAYAAYRMPATYAAVRSALEAFADAVPGWVPAGHVDVGGGTGAATWAVSSTWDGVRPVTVLDWAEPALALGREIAAARPELREVRWQRSRIGAALTVESTDLVTVSYVLNELTASDRAALVDAAAGAAQAVVIVEAGTPDGYARVIEARDRLISAGFRVAAPCPHSAACPIVPGTDWCHFAARVSRSSLHRQVKGGSLAYEDEKFSYVAATRLPVAPAPARVVRRPQIRKGQVLLDLCEPDERLSRRTVTKRHGDLYKAARDADWGDPWPPPEA, translated from the coding sequence GTGAACGACCCCGCCACCGCCTCCGACGCCCTGCGCGCCGCCCTCGCCGACCTGGTCGACGGGCTGCCGCCCCGGCAGGCCGCACAGGCCGTGGAGCGGCTGATCGCGAACTACCGCGGGGACACCCCGACGGACGCCCCGATCCTGCGGGACCGTGCGGACGTCGTCGCCTACGCCGCGTACCGGATGCCGGCGACCTACGCGGCGGTGCGGTCGGCGCTGGAGGCGTTCGCGGACGCCGTGCCCGGATGGGTGCCGGCCGGCCACGTCGACGTGGGCGGCGGGACCGGCGCGGCGACCTGGGCCGTCAGCTCCACCTGGGACGGCGTGCGTCCGGTCACCGTGCTCGACTGGGCCGAACCCGCGCTCGCCCTCGGCCGGGAGATCGCCGCCGCCCGTCCGGAGCTGCGCGAGGTCCGCTGGCAGCGCTCACGGATCGGAGCGGCGCTCACGGTCGAGAGCACCGATCTCGTCACCGTGTCCTACGTCCTCAACGAGCTGACGGCTTCCGACCGCGCCGCCCTCGTCGACGCCGCCGCGGGCGCCGCGCAGGCCGTCGTGATCGTCGAGGCCGGCACCCCCGACGGCTACGCCCGTGTCATCGAGGCCCGCGACCGGCTGATCTCGGCCGGGTTCCGCGTCGCCGCCCCCTGTCCGCACAGCGCCGCCTGCCCCATCGTGCCAGGCACGGACTGGTGCCACTTCGCCGCGCGGGTCAGCCGCTCCTCACTGCACCGCCAGGTCAAGGGCGGCTCCCTCGCCTACGAGGACGAGAAGTTCAGCTACGTGGCCGCCACCCGGCTCCCGGTCGCACCGGCCCCCGCCCGCGTCGTCCGGCGTCCACAGATCCGCAAGGGTCAGGTCCTGCTCGACCTGTGCGAACCGGACGAGCGGCTGAGCCGCCGGACGGTCACCAAACGCCACGGCGACCTCTACAAGGCCGCCCGCGACGCCGACTGGGGCGACCCCTGGCCTCCGCCGGAGGCGTGA
- a CDS encoding serine hydrolase domain-containing protein: MHALTDGERPWAAGAVVAVGRGPVLAVEEAAGWAVRYASYDPRTDTGVELPAGSRVPMTVGTPFDLASLTKVFTAVAAVQQIERGTLGIDAEVGAYLPDFRAAAVHRVTVRQLLTHTSGLRPELPLYDCADDEERLRRLRAEPPVGVPGTYCYSDLNMLLLQQVLERITGRTLDVLVSDGITRPLGMTATHFGPCPGAAATEDQRRPWAKADRGMLRGVVHDENAWALGGVAGHAGLFSTGRDLAVFCRALLAGGSYGPARILGPDFVELLLTEPGLGFALDQPWFMGGLAGRGAAGHTGFTGTMLVLDRATDTFAVLLANTVHPRRRAPDNGPRAALGTRVARAVREI; encoded by the coding sequence GTGCACGCACTCACCGACGGTGAGCGGCCCTGGGCGGCGGGCGCCGTCGTGGCCGTCGGACGCGGCCCCGTGCTCGCCGTCGAGGAGGCGGCGGGCTGGGCGGTGCGCTACGCGTCCTACGATCCGCGCACCGACACGGGCGTGGAGCTGCCCGCCGGCTCCCGGGTGCCGATGACCGTCGGCACGCCGTTCGACCTGGCCTCCCTGACGAAGGTGTTCACGGCGGTCGCCGCCGTGCAGCAGATCGAACGCGGCACACTCGGCATCGACGCGGAGGTCGGCGCCTACCTGCCGGACTTCCGGGCCGCCGCCGTGCACCGCGTCACCGTCCGGCAGCTGCTCACCCACACCTCCGGGCTGCGGCCCGAACTCCCGCTGTACGACTGCGCGGACGACGAGGAACGGCTGCGGCGGCTGCGGGCGGAGCCGCCGGTGGGGGTGCCCGGCACGTACTGCTACTCGGACCTGAACATGCTGCTGCTCCAGCAGGTCCTGGAGCGCATCACGGGGCGCACCCTGGACGTCCTCGTCAGCGACGGGATCACCCGGCCGCTGGGCATGACGGCGACGCACTTCGGGCCGTGTCCGGGCGCGGCGGCCACGGAGGACCAGCGGCGGCCGTGGGCCAAGGCGGACCGGGGGATGCTGCGGGGTGTCGTCCACGACGAGAACGCCTGGGCGCTGGGCGGGGTGGCCGGGCACGCGGGCCTGTTCTCGACGGGGCGGGACCTCGCGGTCTTCTGCCGTGCGCTGCTGGCGGGCGGCTCGTACGGGCCGGCGCGCATCCTCGGGCCGGACTTCGTGGAGCTGCTGCTGACCGAGCCCGGGCTCGGTTTCGCCCTGGACCAGCCGTGGTTCATGGGGGGCCTCGCGGGGCGCGGGGCGGCCGGGCACACCGGCTTCACGGGGACGATGCTGGTGCTCGACCGGGCGACGGACACCTTCGCGGTGCTCCTCGCCAACACGGTCCATCCGCGTCGCCGCGCGCCGGACAACGGGCCCCGGGCGGCGCTGGGGACACGGGTGGCACGGGCGGTGCGGGAGATCTGA